From the genome of Vicia villosa cultivar HV-30 ecotype Madison, WI linkage group LG2, Vvil1.0, whole genome shotgun sequence, one region includes:
- the LOC131649723 gene encoding uncharacterized protein LOC131649723, giving the protein MVGNRDISDHFLITLNLGKVDWGLKPFRFNNICFKHDSFIPFIHEEWSKISLVGRGDFVLYEKLKRLKPCLKDWNRDVFGWIDLRVSDKVKELNDLDGLMVDNFVENNGEIVKDRGIMGGDMWDALNLKESMLRMKLRQLWLKEGDRNMRCFHKSLKERYRRNVITNLEGESGKIEGPEGIKEVMKAHFEDFFKESDSSRPVSEGL; this is encoded by the coding sequence ATGGTTGGAAATAGAGACATCTCTGATCATTTCCTAATTACGCTTAACTTAGGCAAAGTGGATTGGGGTCTGAAACCATTCAGGTTCAACAACATTTGCTTCAAACATGATAGCTTTATCCCTTTCATTCATGAGGAGTGGTCAAAGATATCTTTGGTGGGAAGAGGAGATTTTGTTTTGTACGAGAAGCTTAAAAGACTTAAACCCTGTTTAAAAGATTGGAATCGTGATGTTTTTGGGTGGATTGATCTAAGGGTGAGTGACAAGGTGAAGGAGCTGAATGATTTAGATGGTCTAATGGTGGATAATTTTGTTGAGAACAATGGGGAGATAGTAAAAGATAGAGGTATTATGGGGGGTGATATGTGGGATGCCTTAAACCTTAAGGAAAGTATGCTTAGAATGAAGTTAAGACAATTATGGTTGAAGGAGGGTGATAGGAACATGAGGTGTTTTCACAAATCGTTGAAAGAAAGGTATAGGAGAAATGTCATTACAAATTTGGAAGGGGAGAGTGGTAAGATTGAGGGGCCGGAGGGTATAAAGGAGGTCATGAAGGCTCATTTCGAAGACTTCTTCAAGGAGAGTGACAGTAGCAGACCGGTTTCTGAGGGTTTATAG
- the LOC131649724 gene encoding uncharacterized protein LOC131649724, protein MWKDSANCSILNFSRNYVNLLVEDESKGGWRLTCYYGYPERTCRREAWDMLRDLRNMSDVPWCVIEDFNDLLSQHDKVGIHQHPNWLCTGFREAVSDCNLLDVPLEGHPFTWIKSRGTEHVIEERLDRALVSQDWWDNFPDVKLLNLLASHSDHRPILLQCDPIHRNSAKKYCFRFENVWLKDDELIDVVNRGWNAGTNNEVLHRISNCAAELSS, encoded by the coding sequence ATGTGGAAAGATTCTGCAAATTGCAGCATTCTGAATTTCTCTAGAAACTATGTTAATTTATTGGTTGAAGACGAATCGAAGGGCGGTTGGCGTCTTACGTGCTACTATGGTTATCCGGAGAGAACTTGTAGAAGAGAGGCTTGGGATATGTTGCGTGATCTTCGTAACATGTCTGATGTGCCTTGGTGCGTTATCGAGGACTTTAACGACTTACTCTCGCAACATGATAAAGTTGGCATCCATCAACACCCCAATTGGCTGTGTACCGGTTTCCGTGAAGCTGTATCAGACTGTAACTTACTAGATGTGCCGCTGGAAGGACACCCCTTCACATGGATCAAAAGTAGGGGCACCGAACACGTTATCGAAGAAAGACTAGATCGAGCTCTCGTCTCGCAAGATTGGTGGGACAATTTCCCGGATGTTAAATTACTTAATCTACTAGCCTCCCATTCTGACCACCGTCCCATTTTGTTGCAATGTGATCCGATCCATCGTAATAGCGCCAAGAAGTACTGTTTCCGGTTCGAAAATGTTTGGTTAAAAGATGATGAGTTGATTGATGTAGTTAACAGAGGCTGGAATGCTGGTACTAATAATGAAGTGTTGCATCGTATCAGTAACTGTGCGGCGGAGTTGTCAAGCTAG